The following coding sequences lie in one Halomonas sp. 'Soap Lake #6' genomic window:
- a CDS encoding TetR/AcrR family transcriptional regulator, translated as MPSTDTPTAKGSPDVWLDAAFEMLLKSGVDSVRILPLAKRLKLSRTSFYWFFKDREALLEALIARWRKKNTQSLVHQTEAYAENIVEAILNVFDCWLNPQLFDSQLEFAMRSWALQSAPVMREIDAADAKRIEALTRMFERYGYDPLAANVRGRTIYLTQIGYISMNTQEPLEVRMQRIPAYVEIFTGQSPGSKELQRFHARHGYSPASTG; from the coding sequence ATGCCCTCCACAGACACGCCCACCGCCAAGGGCTCCCCAGACGTCTGGCTTGATGCGGCGTTTGAGATGCTCCTCAAATCGGGCGTCGATAGCGTACGCATTCTTCCTCTGGCCAAGCGGCTAAAGCTTTCTCGGACCAGTTTCTACTGGTTCTTTAAGGACCGCGAGGCGCTGCTGGAGGCACTGATTGCACGCTGGCGTAAAAAGAATACCCAGAGTTTGGTGCATCAGACAGAAGCCTATGCCGAGAATATCGTCGAGGCGATACTCAATGTCTTCGACTGCTGGCTGAACCCTCAGTTGTTCGACTCCCAGCTAGAGTTTGCCATGCGCAGTTGGGCGCTACAGTCGGCACCAGTGATGCGTGAAATCGATGCTGCCGATGCCAAACGTATCGAAGCACTGACGCGGATGTTCGAGCGCTACGGCTATGATCCGCTGGCGGCCAATGTTCGTGGCCGCACCATCTACCTAACCCAGATCGGTTATATCTCGATGAACACCCAGGAACCACTTGAGGTGCGTATGCAGCGTATTCCCGCCTATGTCGAGATATTCACCGGCCAGTCTCCTGGCTCCAAAGAACTACAACGCTTTCATGCCCGTCATGGGTACTCTCCAGCCAGCACCGGTTAG